The following are encoded together in the Paenibacillus antri genome:
- a CDS encoding helix-turn-helix domain-containing protein encodes MNRRHPERLTNERYLTLSSPFRIFKHEISVPIDVHWHEFYELALVVSGEGTHVLNGAPGPMRRGTMFLLSPADFHELIPDAGETLRLFNVIFTRQFLRDELYALLFHEPREYAFDFEERDMPPLVDACERLWTESREPGFGSDLLIQGSLERLLIELARRARTAHGGGGVRPQPGHPSIRRAIAYIERHFRDAISLSDVSSYAGLSAGHFSECFRAQVGSTFQSFLQQQRLRFAASLLTATTLPVTEICYASGFNTVSHFEKAFKSRFDASPRAYRQRRTLVTPPERSESDP; translated from the coding sequence ATGAATCGACGGCATCCGGAACGGTTGACGAACGAGCGGTATTTAACGCTGTCGTCCCCTTTCCGCATTTTTAAACATGAGATCAGCGTCCCTATCGACGTTCATTGGCATGAATTTTACGAGCTGGCGCTCGTCGTCTCGGGCGAAGGCACCCATGTGCTGAACGGGGCGCCGGGACCGATGAGGCGAGGGACGATGTTTCTGCTGTCGCCCGCCGACTTCCACGAGCTGATTCCGGACGCGGGGGAGACGCTCCGCTTGTTCAACGTCATCTTCACCCGGCAGTTTCTTCGGGACGAGCTGTATGCGCTGCTGTTCCACGAACCGCGGGAGTATGCGTTCGACTTCGAGGAACGGGACATGCCGCCCCTCGTCGACGCCTGCGAACGGCTGTGGACGGAGTCGCGCGAGCCGGGCTTCGGCAGCGACCTCCTCATCCAAGGCTCGCTCGAGCGGCTTCTCATCGAGCTCGCCCGACGCGCGCGAACGGCCCATGGCGGCGGCGGCGTTCGTCCGCAGCCCGGGCATCCGTCGATCCGGCGAGCGATCGCTTATATCGAACGCCACTTCCGCGACGCGATCTCGCTCTCGGACGTGTCTTCGTACGCCGGTCTTTCCGCGGGCCACTTCTCGGAATGCTTCCGCGCGCAGGTCGGGTCGACGTTCCAGTCGTTCCTCCAACAGCAGCGTCTTCGGTTCGCCGCTTCCTTGCTTACGGCTACGACGCTTCCGGTGACGGAAATTTGTTATGCGTCGGGCTTCAACACCGTCTCTCATTTCGAAAAGGCGTTCAAATCCCGCTTCGACGCCTCTCCGCGGGCGTATCGGCAGCGTCGAACGCTCGTCACTCCTCCCGAACGTTCGGAATCCGATCCGTAA
- a CDS encoding MmcQ/YjbR family DNA-binding protein — MDRETVTKWCIDKPGAWEDYPFGPEPLVVKVASKMFALVGGGEPVHQSLKCDPETALMLRHEFEAVKPGYHLNKTHWNTVVLDGTVPEKDVRWMIDHSYALVAKSLPKRERESLTDRIPNVREE, encoded by the coding sequence ATGGATCGCGAGACGGTGACGAAGTGGTGTATCGACAAGCCCGGCGCTTGGGAGGACTACCCGTTCGGACCGGAACCGCTGGTAGTGAAGGTCGCGTCGAAGATGTTCGCGCTGGTCGGCGGGGGAGAGCCGGTCCATCAGTCGCTCAAGTGCGACCCCGAGACGGCGCTCATGCTGCGGCATGAATTCGAGGCGGTGAAGCCGGGGTACCACCTGAACAAGACGCATTGGAATACGGTCGTTCTCGACGGCACCGTGCCGGAGAAGGACGTACGCTGGATGATCGATCATTCGTACGCGCTCGTCGCGAAGTCGCTGCCGAAGCGGGAGCGGGAGTCGCTTACGGATCGGATTCCGAACGTTCGGGAGGAGTGA
- a CDS encoding cysteine dioxygenase, whose protein sequence is MELSDCIQKQFSRVEVWSEETIGEALSGIPELDALVRPYVTEPDGHAYGRNVVYADERMEAIVIHLPAGARTAIHDHGVSIGCAVVVEGRMTNEVYRLDPGGRLRLAEADAHRAGERMPSPAGVIHRMRNDGDARLVSLHVYAPPLRGMTRYD, encoded by the coding sequence ATGGAATTAAGCGATTGTATTCAGAAGCAATTCAGCAGGGTGGAGGTTTGGTCCGAAGAAACCATCGGAGAAGCGTTAAGCGGCATCCCGGAGCTGGATGCGCTCGTCCGTCCTTACGTCACGGAGCCGGACGGCCATGCGTACGGCAGGAACGTCGTGTATGCAGACGAGCGAATGGAGGCGATCGTCATCCACTTGCCGGCGGGCGCGCGAACCGCGATCCATGATCACGGCGTCTCGATCGGCTGCGCCGTCGTCGTCGAGGGGCGGATGACGAACGAAGTGTACCGCTTGGATCCGGGCGGCCGGCTTCGCCTCGCCGAGGCGGACGCGCATCGCGCGGGAGAGCGGATGCCTTCGCCCGCCGGCGTCATCCACCGGATGCGCAACGACGGCGACGCGCGGCTCGTATCCCTTCACGTCTACGCCCCGCCGCTTCGCGGCATGACCCGCTACGACTAG
- a CDS encoding winged helix-turn-helix transcriptional regulator gives MELLGKRWTALIIFALLPGPQRFHAIEAFIPNLSGKMLTERLRELEAEGLIRRDVYPEMPVRIEYSLTEKGKALSPLFEDIGRWADQWIDAAK, from the coding sequence ATGGAATTGTTAGGCAAGCGTTGGACCGCGCTCATTATTTTCGCCCTGCTGCCGGGACCGCAGCGGTTCCACGCGATCGAAGCGTTCATCCCGAATCTCAGCGGCAAGATGCTGACCGAGCGGCTCCGAGAGCTGGAAGCGGAAGGCTTGATCCGCCGCGACGTCTATCCGGAGATGCCCGTACGCATCGAGTATTCCTTGACCGAGAAGGGCAAGGCGCTGTCCCCGTTATTCGAAGACATCGGACGTTGGGCCGACCAATGGATCGACGCAGCCAAGTGA